Proteins from a genomic interval of Debaryomyces hansenii CBS767 chromosome E complete sequence:
- a CDS encoding DEHA2E01254p (no similarity) encodes MSRDEAIKNNAFHGEMFWNAYGGIGGFCNNDNNDIKIIKTINFINYFLAYNFPYIS; translated from the coding sequence ATGTCCAGAGATGAAGCTATCAAGAACAACGCGTTCCATGGTGAAATGTTTTGGAATGCTTATGGAGGAATCGGTGgtttttgcaataatgacaataatgatataaaaataattaaaacaataaactttattaattattttcttgCATATAACTTTCCCTATATATCTTGA
- a CDS encoding DEHA2E01276p (similar to uniprot|P53388 Saccharomyces cerevisiae YPL265W DIP5 Dicarboxylic amino acid permease mediates high-affinity and high-capacity transport of L-glutamate and L-aspartate), which produces MFGKSIESSEKVSDQISITDLEEIKDPVKSHDNLARNFKERHVSMLTLASAIGTGLIIGSGTALKRGGTISIFLAYCFTGSLLLVVIFSLAEMASFLPMQKGFSGYCTKYVDPAIGFAAGWNYFFKYAIVLSANLTAAGLVVQFWRDDLNVAIWISVLYVLVIASNYFSVRIYGEIEYWLAASKLLVLVIIFIVCIVITCGGTPNHETIGFRFWRETGFLPYLVDGKKGQFLGWWACVIQSIFGFVGSEMVGIIFGEAPNPKKTIPKASRQVIFRICFFYIFGVFLLGLAVSPKNPLLVNANGTNANASPYVIAIKSSGIKVLPSFINACLLIFISSSANTDLYICSRQIYGLAKDGAAPKIFLKLNRFDVPFIGCSFAAVFGLLAYMNTKESAAEVFGYITSTVSVFGIINWIYILVAYIGYHRSIKAQNIGREEIPFRMWFQPYTSYVTLFLIAIVTIFNGYSAFIISFHYKLFITSYIGIAVNIFLILGYKIFYKTKLIHPLEVDLNTPY; this is translated from the coding sequence ATGTTCGGAAAGTCCATCGAATCCTCAGAGAAGGTTTCTGATCAAATTTCTATTACCGATTTAGAGGAAATTAAAGACCCAGTTAAGAGTCATGACAACCTCGCTCGTAATTTTAAGGAACGACATGTTTCGATGCTAACTCTTGCACTGGCCATAGGTACAGGATTAATAATTGGATCTGGAACTGCACTTAAACGAGGAGGAACAATAAGCATCTTTCTAGCATATTGCTTTACTGGCAGCTTATTGTTGGTAGTTATATTCTCCTTAGCGGAAATGGCTAGTTTCTTACCAATGCAAAAAGGATTTAGTGGTTATTGTACTAAGTATGTTGACCCTGCAATTGGTTTTGCAGCCGGTTGGaactatttcttcaaatatgcTATAGTATTGTCAGCTAATTTGACAGCCGCAGGTTTAGTTGTCCAGTTTTGGAGAGATGACTTGAATGTTGCGATTTGGATATCTGTACTATACGTATTGGTTATTGCAAGCAATTATTTTAGTGTTCGCATTTACGGCGAAATCGAGTATTGGTTGGCAGCAAGTAAGTTACTAGTTCTAGTTATAATCTTTATTGTTTGTATTGTGATAACATGTGGGGGGACACCAAATCATGAAACAATCGGATTCCGATTCTGGAGAGAAACTGGGTTTTTACCTTATCTCGTGGATGGTAAAAAAGGACAATTTCTTGGTTGGTGGGCATGTGTAATCCAGTCcatatttggatttgtGGGATCTGAGATGGTTGGTATAATTTTTGGCGAAGCACCAAATCCAAAGAAAACAATTCCTAAAGCATCGAGACAAGTTATTTTCAGGATTTGCTTCTTCTACATTTTTGGTGTCTTTTTGTTAGGTTTAGCAGTTTCTCCAAAAAATCCATTATTAGTGAATGCTAATGGCACTAATGCTAATGCATCTCCATATGTTATTGCTATCAAATCATCCGGAATAAAAGTGCTACcttcatttattaatgcctgtttattaatattcatCTCAAGCTCTGCCAATACTGATCTTTATATCTGTTCGCGTCAGATATATGGATTAGCTAAGGATGGTGCTGCACCAAAGATTTTCTTAAAATTGAACCGCTTTGATGTACCGTTCATCGGATGCTCCTTTGCTGCCGTTTTTGGATTGTTGGCTTATATGAATACTAAAGAATCGGCAGCTGAAGTTTTCGGTTATATCACCAGCACTGTTTCTGTTTTCGGGATCATAAATtggatttatattttggttGCATATATTGGATACCATAGATCTATAAAAGCTCAAAACATTGGTCGTGAAGAAATTCCATTTCGTATGTGGTTTCAGCCGTACACATCTTACGTTACTCTTTTTCTAATTGCAATTGTCACCATCTTCAATGGCTATAGTGCATTCATTATATCGTTCCATTATAAACTCTTCATTACTTCATATATTGGAATAGCGGTAAAcatttttctaatattagGGTATAAAATCTTTTATAAAACGAAGCTAATTCATCCGTTAGAAGTCGACTTGAATACTCCTTATTAG
- a CDS encoding DEHA2E01298p (similar to uniprot|O74713 Candida albicans HGT1 High- affinity glucose transporter): MGYEDKLLGPALKFRNFLDKFPNIHNVYIVVGISCISGMMFGIDISSMSLFIGDDKYLDYFNSPDSTLQGFITASMSLGSFFGALFSAFISEPFGRRMSLMFCAFFWCVGAAIQSSSQNVVQLIIGRFISGFGVGFGSSVAPVYGTELAPRKIRGLIGGLFQLSVTLGILVMFYVCYALHYINGVASFRLSWGLQIVPGLLLFIGCFFIPESPRWLAKQGCWEEAEYIVAMIQAKGNREDPDVMIEITEIKDQILTEENIKAFTYADLFKRKYLLRTVTATFAQIWQQLTGMNTLMYYIVYVFDMAGYQGDANLIASSIQYVLFFVMTAPSLYLMDKLGRRPILLSGAAFMMIWQFAVGGLLSTYAEPTNDVGGNDTVRLRIPADNSTAAKGVIACCYLFVVSFAYSWGVCIWMYCAEVWGDSASRQRGACFTTSANWIFNFAIAMFTPSAFKNITWKTYMIFATFCGCMFLHVFFFFPETKGKRLEEIGQMWDEGIPAWRTAAWEPSIPFLSDNDLREKLEVKHVEDSNSSNSDAEKPSAVHIA; the protein is encoded by the coding sequence ATGGGATACGAAGATAAATTACTAGGGCCAGCCTTAAAGTTTAGAAACTTCTTGGACAAATTTCCGAACATCCATAATGTCTATATTGTTGTTGGTATTTCTTGTATATCTGGTATGATGTTTGGcattgatatttcttcaatgtcTTTATTCATTGGagatgataaatatttagaCTATTTCAATTCACCAGATTCTACACTTCAAGGGTTTATTACAGCATCCATGTCTTTAGGGTCTTTCTTTGGGGCCTTATTTTCCGCATTTATATCAGAACCTTTCGGTAGAAGAATGTCGTTGATGTTCTGTGCATTTTTTTGGTGTGTTGGAGCTGCCATTCAATCATCGTCACAGAACGTCGTCCAGTTAATTATAGGTCGTTTTATTTCTGGTTTTGGTGTTGGATTTGGATCCTCAGTAGCCCCAGTTTATGGTACAGAATTGGCACCAAGAAAAATAAGAGGATTAATTGGTGGATTATTTCAGCTTTCGGTCACTTTGGGAATTTTGGTTATGTTCTATGTTTGTTATGCATTACATTATATCAATGGTGTGGCTTCTTTTAGATTATCTTGGGGGTTACAAATAGTTCCTGGTCTTCTTTTGTTCATTGGCTGTTTTTTCATCCCTGAATCACCTAGATGGTTAGCAAAGCAAGGCTGTTGGGAGGAGGCTGAATACATTGTGGCAATGATTCAGGCCAAAGGCAATAGGGAAGATCCCGATGTCATGATTGAGATTACTGAGATCAAAGATCAAATTTTGACAGAGGAAAATATTAAGGCTTTCACTTATGCAGATTTATTCAAGCGCAAATATCTCCTTAGAACTGTCACCGCAACATTTGCTCAAATATGGCAACAATTAACGGGTATGAATACATTaatgtattatattgtttatGTTTTTGATATGGCTGGCTATCAGGGCGATGCAAATTTAATTGCATCTTCAATTCAATACGTTCTTTTTTTCGTTATGACTGCCCcttcattatatttaatggaTAAACTTGGTAGAAGGCCCATTTTGTTAAGCGGTGCTGCATTCATGATGATATGGCAATTCGCAGTCGGTGGTTTGCTTTCCACTTATGCTGAGCCCACCAATGATGTTGGTGGAAATGATACTGTCAGATTAAGGATCCCAGCTGATAACTCAACCGCTGCCAAGGGTGTAATTGCATGTTGCTATTTGTTTGTTGTATCATTTGCATATAGTTGGGGTGTTTGTATCTGGATGTATTGTGCTGAAGTTTGGGGTGATAGCGCCTCAAGACAAAGAGGGGCCTGTTTTACAACTTCAGCTAATTGGATTTTTAACTTCGCGATCGCAATGTTTACCCCCTCTGCGTTCAAAAACATTACTTGGAAAACATACATGATTTTTGCTACGTTCTGCGGTTGTATGTTCCTTCAcgtatttttctttttccCAGAAACTAAAGGTAAAAGATTGGAGGAAATTGGCCAAATGTGGGATGAAGGAATTCCAGCATGGAGAACAGCCGCATGGGAGCCATCTATTCCATTCTTATCTGATAATGACTTGCGTGAAAAGCTAGAAGTAAAACACGTCGAAGATTCAAACTCCAGTAATTCGGATGCTGAAAAGCCTAGTGCTGTCCATATTGCTTAG
- a CDS encoding DEHA2E01320p (no similarity) has translation MITMRSFSIVALCAFVCSALACRQFELLIVNYGSDLNYVPITKHKEYNELYAGNNTTVDPLGDIVRFTLNDDGTLQNEVGVKVSVIPGDEYNAPFGLSLDKDKDPTDGFSISDGRLAFQGNTGFSACPFFARNKYENYLSTNLECSAGTIISLHAVEDIHTATTSTPSPTLLPTSVN, from the coding sequence atgATAACAATGAGATCATTTAGTATTGTGGCTTTATGTGCTTTTGTGTGCTCTGCTCTTGCATGTAGACAATTCGAGCTCCTAATAGTGAACTATGGGTCTGATCTTAATTATGTCCCAATAACAAAACACAAAGagtataatgaattgtATGCGGGAAACAACACGACTGTTGATCCGCTTGGTGATATTGTTAGATTTACATTGAACGATGATGGCACGCTTCAAAATGAGGTTGGTGTTAAAGTAAGCGTTATTCCCGGTGACGAATATAACGCTCCATTTGGTTTGTCGTTAGATAAAGATAAAGATCCTACCGATGGCTTTTCAATTAGCGATGGGAGATTGGCTTTTCAAGGTAATACCGGGTTTTCGGCTTGTCCTTTCTTTGCACGAAACAAGTATGAAAATTACCTCTCGACCAATTTGGAGTGCTCAGCAGGAACAATAATCAGTTTGCATGCAGTAGAAGATATTCATACCGCTACAACAAGTACACCATCTCCAACACTTCTTCCGACTTCTGTCAATTAG
- a CDS encoding DEHA2E01342p (no similarity) codes for MQSCNNQSLKLNFERLFLACLLYYSTIARVATRENILGNNGAYKSRKCCEGLFVN; via the coding sequence ATGCAATCATGCAATAATCAATCATTAAAGCTTAATTTTGAACGGCTATTTTTGGCTTGTTTGCTTTATTATAGTACTATTGCAAGAGTCGCTACTagagaaaatatattggGGAATAACGGAGCATATAAATCTCGTAAGTGCTGTGAAGGTTTGTTCGTGAACTAA